One region of Pan paniscus chromosome 5, NHGRI_mPanPan1-v2.0_pri, whole genome shotgun sequence genomic DNA includes:
- the BEND3 gene encoding BEN domain-containing protein 3, with product MNSTEFTEDVEEVLKSITVKVETEAEDAALDCSVNSRTSEKHSVDSVLTALQDSSKRKQLVSDGLLDSVPGVKRRRLIPEALLAGMRNRENSSPCQGNGEQAGRGRSLGSVWPGEEEPCNDATTPSYKKPLYGISHKIMEKKNPPSGDLLNMYELFEKANASNSPSSLRLLNEPQKRDCGSTGAGTDNDPNIYFLIQKMFYMLNTLTSNMSQLHSKVDLLSLEVSRIKKQVSPTEMVAKFQPPPEYQLTAAELKQIVDQSLSGGDLACRLLVQLFPELFSDVDFSRGCSACGFAAKRKLESLHLQLIRNYVEVYYPSVKDTAVWQAECLPQLNDFFSRFWAQREMEDSQPSGQVASFFEAEQVDPGHFLDNKDQEEALSLDRSSTIASDHVVDTQDLTEFLDEASSPGEFAVFLLHRLFPELFDHRKLGEQYSCYGDGGKQELDPQRLQIIRNYTEIYFPDMQEEEAWLQQCAQRINDELEGLGLDAGSEGDPPRDDCYDSSSLPDDISVVKVEDSFEGDRPGRRSKKIWLVPIDFDKLEIPQPDFEVPGADCLLSKEQLRSIYESSLSIGNFASRLLVHLFPELFTHENLRKQYNCSGSLGKKQLDPSRIKLIRHYVQLLYPRAKNDRVWTLEFVGKLDERCRRRDTEQRRSYQQQRKVHVPGPECRDLTSYAINPERFREEFEGPPLPPERSSKDFCKIPLDELVVPSPDFPVPSPYLLSDKEVREIVQQSLSVGNFAARLLVRLFPELFTAENLRLQYNHSGACNKKQLDPTRLRLIRHYVEAVYPVEKMEEVWHYECIPSIDERCRRPNRKKCDILKKAKKVEK from the coding sequence GCTCTCCTAGCAGGCATGCGGAACCGTGAGAACAGCTCGCCCTGCCAAGGCAATGGTGAGCAGGCCGGCAGGGGCAGGAGCTTGGGCTCTGTGTGGCCTGGAGAGGAGGAGCCCTGCAACGATGCCACCACCCCTTCCTACAAGAAGCCTCTGTATGGCATCTCGCACAAGATCATGGAGAAGAAGAATCCTCCCTCGGGGGACCTGCTAAACATGTACGAGCTTTTTGAGAAGGCAAACGCCAGCAACAGCCCCTCGTCGCTGCGGCTCCTGAATGAGCCACAGAAGCGGGACTGTGGCAGCACCGGGGCAGGCACTGACAACGACCCCAATATCTACTTCCTGATCCAGAAGATGTTCTACATGCTCAACACCCTCACGTCCAACATGTCCCAGCTGCACAGCAAGGTGGACCTGCTCTCCCTTGAGGTGAGCCGCATCAAGAAGCAGGTGAGCCCCACTGAGATGGTGGCCAAATTCCAGCCGCCCCCTGAGTACCAGCTCACAGCCGCGGAGCTCAAGCAGATCGTGGACCAGAGCCTGTCAGGGGGGGACCTGGCCTGCCGCTTGCTGGTGCAGCTCTTCCCCGAGCTCTTCAGCGACGTGGACTTCTCCCGGGGCTGCAGTGCCTGTGGCTTTGCGGCCAAGCGCAAGCTGGAGTCGCTGCACCTGCAGCTCATCCGCAACTATGTGGAGGTCTACTACCCCTCGGTGAAGGACACGGCTGTGTGGCAGGCCGAGTGCCTGCCCCAGCTGAACGACTTCTTCAGCCGCTTCTGGGCCCAGCGGGAAATGGAGGACAGCCAGCCCAGTGGCCAGGTCGCCAGCTTCTTTGAGGCAGAGCAGGTGGACCCCGGCCACTTCCTGGACAACAAAGACCAGGAGGAGGCCCTGTCTCTGGACCGGAGCAGCACCATCGCCTCAGACCACGTGGTGGACACGCAGGACCTCACTGAGTTCCTGGACGAAGCCTCCTCACCAGGCGAGTTTGCCGTCTTCCTCCTCCACCGGCTGTTCCCCGAGCTCTTCGACCACCGCAAGCTGGGTGAACAGTACAGCTGCTACGGGGACGGTGGAAAGCAGGAGCTGGACCCGCAGCGGCTGCAGATCATCCGCAACTACACGGAGATCTACTTCCCTGACATGCAGGAGGAGGAGGCCTGGCTGCAGCAGTGTGCCCAGCGCATCAACGACGAGCTCGAGGGCCTGGGGCTGGACGCGGGCAGTGAAGGCGACCCCCCGCGTGATGACTGCTACGACTCCTCCAGTCTGCCCGACGACATCTCAGTGGTCAAGGTGGAGGACAGCTTCGAGGGCGATCGGCCGGGTCGCCGCTCCAAGAAGATCTGGCTGGTGCCCATCGACTTCGACAAGTTAGAGATCCCCCAGCCTGACTTCGAGGTGCCCGGCGCCGACTGCCTGCTCAGCAAGGAGCAGCTACGCAGCATCTACGAGAGCAGCCTGTCCATCGGCAACTTCGCCTCGCGCCTGCTGGTGCACCTGTTCCCCGAGCTCTTCACGCACGAGAACCTGCGCAAGCAGTACAACTGCAGCGGCTCCCTGGGCAAGAAGCAGCTGGACCCCTCCCGCATCAAGCTCATCCGCCACTACGTGCAGCTGCTCTACCCACGCGCCAAAAACGACCGCGTCTGGACCCTGGAGTTCGTGGGCAAACTGGATGAGCGCTGCCGGCGCCGGGACACGGAGCAAAGGCGCTCCTACCAGCAGCAGCGCAAGGTCCACGTGCCGGGCCCTGAGTGCAGAGACTTGACCAGCTATGCAATCAACCCCGAGAGGTTCCGGGAGGAGTTTGAGGGGCCCCCGCTACCCCCCGAGAGGAGCAGCAAGGACTTTTGCAAGATCCCCTTGGACGAGCTGGTGGTCCCCTCGCCTGACTTCCCGGTGCCTTCTCCCTACCTGCTGTCTGACAAGGAGGTGCGTGAGATCGTGCAGCAGAGCCTCTCCGTGGGCAACTTTGCCGCCCGGCTCCTCGTCCGCCTGTTTCCCGAACTCTTCACCGCCGAGAACCTCCGGCTGCAGTACAACCATTCCGGGGCTTGCAACAAGAAGCAACTGGACCCCACGCGGCTGCGGCTCATCCGCCACTACGTGGAAGCCGTCTACCCGGTGGAGAAGATGGAGGAGGTGTGGCACTACGAATGTATCCCCAGCATCGATGAGAGGTGCCGCCGCCCCAACAGGAAAAAATGCGACATCctcaagaaagcaaagaaagtggAGAAGTGA